One part of the Bacteroidales bacterium genome encodes these proteins:
- a CDS encoding 1,4-dihydroxy-6-naphthoate synthase, with protein MKLSLGFSPCPNDTFIFDALVHQKIDTEGLEFEYVLADVEELNLWAMNQRLDITKTSFHAFLYLTNNYILLNSGAALGFGTGPLLIAKNQPDLRELPGMKIAIPGRYTTANLLISFAYPEASNKIEFLFSEIENAVLDGKVDAGVIIHENRFTYQDKGLVKVTDLGLFWENHTGNPIPLGGIVARKSLPAEVLYAVDRVLRRSVEYALENNVISSFVSCNAQEMKEEVMRKHIELYVNKFSINLGEEGIGAVHKLFEMAHESSILDKIPENYRLNYPE; from the coding sequence ATGAAATTGAGCCTTGGCTTTTCACCATGCCCTAATGATACATTTATCTTCGATGCATTAGTTCATCAGAAAATTGACACAGAAGGACTCGAATTTGAATATGTCCTGGCTGATGTTGAAGAACTGAATCTATGGGCTATGAACCAGCGATTGGATATAACAAAAACTAGTTTTCATGCCTTTCTATACCTGACCAATAATTATATACTTCTTAATTCCGGAGCCGCGCTTGGATTTGGGACGGGTCCATTGCTTATTGCTAAAAATCAGCCAGATTTACGCGAATTACCTGGGATGAAGATTGCTATCCCAGGTCGCTATACTACAGCGAATCTTTTGATTTCATTTGCCTACCCTGAGGCCTCTAACAAGATAGAGTTTCTTTTCTCTGAAATTGAAAATGCAGTTCTGGATGGAAAAGTAGATGCGGGTGTTATCATTCATGAAAATCGGTTTACATACCAGGATAAAGGATTAGTAAAAGTCACTGACCTTGGCTTATTTTGGGAGAATCATACAGGAAATCCAATTCCATTGGGTGGGATCGTTGCCAGGAAGTCCTTGCCGGCAGAAGTTTTATATGCTGTGGATAGAGTACTTAGAAGAAGTGTTGAATACGCTTTGGAAAACAATGTGATCAGTTCATTTGTTAGCTGTAATGCTCAGGAAATGAAGGAAGAAGTGATGCGAAAACATATTGAACTCTATGTGAATAAATTCAGCATAAATCTAGGAGAGGAAGGCATTGGTGCTGTTCATAAGCTCTTCGAGATGGCTCATGAATCCTCCATTTTGGACAAGATTCCTGAGAATTACCGATTGAATTACCCGGAATAA
- the prmC gene encoding peptide chain release factor N(5)-glutamine methyltransferase produces MTIGQVYTHLLTELKAKFAYEEARVMVISLLEHHLQMSRARIMMQFSIEVPDNNLPPLAKALDDLINNRPLQYVLGKTWFFDSEFIVNPHVLIPRPETELLVENIINELKTITADINFPLRVLDIGTGSGCIAITLKNHFPDFLVYAMDVSEEALQVARNNAQMNKADVAFYLADILVEETLDGLPLFDIIVSNPPYVLESEKKWMKKNVLDHEPKEALFVPDAHPLLYYEAIAKFASSFLRPQGYIFLEINENYGDAVKSLYLDHKFLDVQVLKDLSDKDRYVHCKNN; encoded by the coding sequence TTGACTATCGGACAAGTATATACGCATTTACTGACAGAACTCAAAGCAAAATTTGCGTATGAAGAAGCAAGAGTAATGGTGATCAGTCTACTTGAGCATCATCTCCAAATGTCAAGGGCAAGGATCATGATGCAATTCAGTATTGAGGTTCCTGATAATAATCTTCCTCCACTTGCAAAAGCATTGGATGATTTAATTAACAACAGACCCCTGCAGTATGTTTTAGGTAAGACCTGGTTTTTTGATTCAGAGTTTATCGTTAATCCGCATGTTCTGATCCCCAGGCCTGAAACAGAATTATTGGTTGAAAATATTATAAATGAACTAAAAACTATTACTGCAGATATTAATTTCCCTCTAAGAGTACTTGATATTGGCACAGGGAGTGGATGCATAGCGATAACACTCAAAAATCATTTCCCCGATTTCCTTGTTTATGCTATGGATGTTTCAGAAGAAGCACTTCAGGTTGCCAGGAATAATGCTCAGATGAACAAAGCAGATGTGGCTTTTTACCTGGCTGATATACTGGTTGAAGAAACCCTTGATGGACTTCCATTGTTTGATATCATTGTCAGTAATCCTCCCTATGTACTCGAAAGTGAGAAAAAGTGGATGAAGAAAAATGTCCTGGATCATGAACCTAAGGAAGCATTATTTGTCCCCGATGCTCATCCTTTACTTTATTATGAAGCCATAGCAAAGTTTGCATCTTCCTTTTTGAGACCACAAGGGTACATCTTTCTTGAAATCAATGAAAATTATGGAGATGCGGTTAAATCACTATATTTGGATCATAAATTCCTCGATGTGCAGGTATTGAAAGATCTTTCGGATAAGGACCGTTATGTACATTGCAAAAATAATTAA
- the mqnB gene encoding futalosine hydrolase yields the protein MKILIVSATSLEIEPTLNYLGKGQNISNNLTRYKSRGWQIDVLLTGVGMVSTTYWMTQVSKNRKYDAFINVGICGSFNHNLKLGDVINVLEDSFPEKGAESGEYFLSLIDLKLLEQDEYPFTNGKLINNTRLDSKLIDSLPSAKAVTVNTVHGNLESIRKFLMRNDADIESMEGAAFFYVAFLAGTPCLQLRAVSNYVEPRDTSRWQIPLAIQNLNNALIELLQE from the coding sequence ATGAAGATACTAATTGTTTCTGCAACCTCACTTGAAATTGAACCGACACTGAACTATCTTGGCAAAGGTCAAAATATTTCGAATAATCTTACTCGCTATAAATCAAGGGGGTGGCAGATTGATGTTCTGCTTACAGGTGTCGGAATGGTCTCAACTACCTACTGGATGACACAGGTAAGCAAAAACAGGAAATATGATGCCTTCATCAATGTGGGTATATGCGGCAGTTTCAATCACAATTTAAAGTTAGGAGATGTTATTAATGTGTTGGAAGATTCATTTCCCGAAAAAGGAGCTGAATCTGGAGAGTACTTTCTTTCATTGATTGATCTAAAGCTATTGGAACAAGATGAATACCCTTTTACAAATGGTAAACTCATCAATAATACGAGGCTCGATAGTAAATTAATTGATTCATTGCCTTCAGCTAAAGCTGTAACAGTAAATACAGTTCATGGAAACCTTGAAAGTATCCGGAAATTCCTCATGAGGAATGATGCAGATATTGAAAGCATGGAAGGGGCTGCATTTTTTTATGTCGCTTTCCTGGCAGGAACTCCATGTCTGCAACTCCGGGCTGTTTCCAATTATGTGGAGCCAAGAGATACATCAAGATGGCAGATCCCTCTTGCTATTCAGAATTTGAATAATGCATTGATCGAACTGTTGCAGGAATAA
- a CDS encoding OmpA family protein, with the protein MKKILLIIVLYISGLSCVFSQEYLPFATSNYAGVNGVQLQPASIADSRYKFDLNLSATGASFYNNYFSLDPYVLWHPELFSEMDTWEDLDYVQRNTAKNDKSFYMSIQQDLFGFMFNLSEKDAIAFTPRVRFMFNMDNLSEELARLMDNELKVEDLWYTQLTNANLSIQANSWIDYGFTYARVIQDEGKHFLKAGATIKISQGLGSMYFFAKDLNYQFNTDDYLTLFKSYVSYGASDNIYQLEDNSYRYRFLANPSLTFDFGVVYEYRPKWEKFKYDMDGKTNLWRKDQNKYLFKLGLSILDIGQIRYRRTNLSRDFDANIDDWYIGDMGFESIQSFNDTLHKYLTFYDIPTKYNMNLPTAISLQADVNIWKGFYVNFSPYIALNRGSNDVNKVHYLSSWSLIPRFDAKYFGVAIPMQYTSMKKTNVGLGVRLGGFWLGSNDILSLLAAGNYRYGGNFYMALKIPIMYRSPRDRDGDKVSNRKDNCPDTPGILEMKGCPDADLDGITDPEDKCPQDPGLKEFAGCPDKDGDGIIDNNDQCPDIKGLEQFFGCPDSDGDSIIDSKDDCPYNAGLISLQGCPDQDNDGIADKDDNCPTIPGTLENKGCPFIDSDEDGIKDVEDHCPSVKGPVENFGCPYNDTDSDGIADKDDECPSIAGTVVFRGCPDTDGDGISDKYDLCPSVAGVAVNNGCPEIKKEEQEVINKAFANLEFETGKSIIKEASKVSLNELADLLIKKAEFKLLLAGHTDNVGKPEANMTLSKNRTLAVKKYLTDHGVTAEKIRTEWYGQTKPVADNSTAEGKQRNRRVEMTIVFE; encoded by the coding sequence ATGAAAAAGATACTATTGATAATAGTACTATATATTAGTGGGTTATCCTGTGTCTTCAGCCAGGAATACCTGCCTTTTGCTACCTCAAATTATGCCGGTGTTAATGGAGTGCAGCTTCAACCTGCTTCTATTGCTGATAGCAGGTACAAATTTGACCTCAACCTGTCAGCAACAGGAGCAAGCTTCTATAATAATTACTTCAGCCTTGACCCCTATGTATTATGGCATCCGGAATTATTCAGCGAGATGGATACCTGGGAAGACCTGGACTATGTTCAAAGAAACACTGCTAAAAATGACAAATCATTTTATATGTCAATCCAGCAGGATTTGTTCGGATTTATGTTCAACCTATCAGAAAAGGATGCTATTGCTTTTACTCCAAGAGTCAGGTTTATGTTCAATATGGACAATCTCAGCGAAGAATTGGCCAGGTTGATGGACAATGAGCTCAAGGTGGAGGACCTTTGGTATACTCAGCTTACCAATGCAAACCTAAGCATCCAGGCAAATAGCTGGATTGATTATGGTTTTACTTATGCCAGGGTTATTCAGGATGAAGGGAAGCATTTTCTGAAAGCGGGAGCTACTATAAAAATTTCTCAAGGTCTTGGCTCAATGTATTTTTTCGCAAAAGATCTGAATTACCAGTTCAATACTGATGATTACCTGACTTTATTCAAATCATATGTAAGCTATGGAGCATCAGATAATATTTATCAGCTTGAAGATAACTCTTACCGATACAGGTTTTTGGCAAACCCATCCCTCACTTTCGATTTCGGGGTTGTCTATGAATATCGTCCTAAATGGGAAAAGTTTAAATATGACATGGATGGAAAAACCAATTTATGGCGAAAAGACCAGAATAAATATCTTTTCAAGTTAGGGCTTAGCATACTGGATATTGGACAAATCCGATACCGCAGGACCAATCTGAGCAGGGACTTTGATGCCAATATTGATGACTGGTATATTGGAGATATGGGATTTGAATCTATTCAGAGCTTCAATGACACACTTCATAAATACCTGACATTTTATGATATTCCAACGAAGTACAATATGAACCTTCCAACAGCTATCAGTCTTCAGGCTGATGTAAATATCTGGAAAGGTTTCTATGTCAATTTCTCACCTTATATTGCTCTGAATCGGGGTAGTAATGATGTAAACAAGGTTCATTATCTGTCCTCCTGGAGTCTCATTCCCAGGTTTGATGCGAAGTATTTTGGAGTGGCTATCCCAATGCAATATACAAGTATGAAAAAAACCAATGTTGGGTTAGGAGTTCGTTTAGGTGGATTCTGGCTGGGTTCAAATGATATATTAAGTCTTCTTGCAGCAGGGAATTATCGTTACGGAGGAAATTTTTACATGGCTTTAAAAATTCCAATAATGTATAGGAGTCCTCGTGATCGCGATGGAGATAAAGTATCAAACCGAAAAGATAATTGTCCCGATACCCCTGGAATACTGGAAATGAAGGGATGTCCTGATGCCGACCTTGATGGTATAACCGATCCGGAAGATAAATGTCCTCAAGATCCGGGATTGAAAGAATTTGCCGGCTGTCCTGATAAGGATGGGGATGGAATCATTGACAATAATGACCAATGCCCTGATATCAAAGGACTTGAACAATTCTTTGGTTGCCCTGACAGTGATGGTGACAGTATTATCGACAGTAAAGATGATTGTCCATACAATGCTGGATTGATTTCTCTTCAGGGTTGTCCTGATCAGGATAATGATGGGATTGCAGACAAGGATGACAATTGTCCAACTATTCCTGGAACACTTGAAAATAAAGGTTGTCCATTTATTGATAGTGATGAAGATGGAATTAAAGATGTTGAAGATCATTGTCCAAGTGTTAAGGGTCCTGTGGAAAACTTCGGTTGTCCTTACAATGATACTGATTCAGATGGCATTGCTGACAAAGATGATGAATGTCCAAGCATTGCAGGTACCGTGGTATTCCGTGGATGCCCGGATACAGATGGAGATGGTATTTCTGACAAATATGACTTATGTCCATCTGTGGCAGGAGTAGCCGTCAATAATGGCTGCCCTGAAATTAAGAAGGAAGAACAGGAAGTGATTAATAAAGCCTTTGCAAATCTTGAATTTGAAACAGGTAAATCTATTATTAAAGAAGCATCTAAGGTTTCACTCAATGAACTTGCTGATTTACTGATAAAAAAGGCTGAATTTAAGCTTTTACTTGCTGGCCATACCGATAATGTTGGTAAACCAGAGGCCAATATGACCCTTTCTAAAAACCGCACATTAGCAGTCAAAAAATACCTGACAGATCATGGAGTGACTGCTGAAAAAATCCGGACTGAATGGTACGGACAAACAAAACCAGTTGCTGATAATTCAACAGCTGAAGGGAAACAGCGAAACAGAAGGGTAGAAATGACTATTGTTTTCGAATAA
- a CDS encoding trypsin-like serine protease, with protein MGGIPRSVSSGLSFGKRSVYSIPGPDLKLIQTEDNKDAGLEKPYRVGISIPVDIDIQQIGEWYVLPDGGKLWIFEIAVEGAIALGLDFDRFLIPETADFFVSNIEYSHIAGAFTNENQNEDGTFTVRPVRGNQLRLEYYQPENCNEIPEIHIGSLNFIYRGFELESEYSSKGFGGSDDCEVNVLCDEGSQWLDQANGVVRILTRVSGQSFWCTGSILNNTAFDFSPLLLTANHCARNMGAFASASDMNKWVFYFKYQSATCANPVSEPAEKSMTGAERLASSQNPLEIGSDFYLVRLKQPIPSAYNAYYNGWNRDVLAATSGVGIHHPQGDIKKISTYNKELSSGTWQSIPNTHWIVEWVSTSNGYGVTEAGSSGSPLFDENGLLIGTLTGGESACSYTSGKDYYGKVAFSWNSNGSVDSLRMEPWLDPLQEGRLTVEGAYNNLMVVADFKADTTAVVVGGTLDFFDLSLRNPTSWKWDFEGGNPSQSFEANPMGIKYDTCGKFKVKLTVSNQYGQDTLVKLGYIDVKSILYPNPTSGKVTIFTNSRTTEQALIRIYDALGRFQSEIVWESNAGPAISFDLPRSGKLFFIQMIQGDMNQIHKVIVLQPGTD; from the coding sequence ATGGGGGGCATACCCAGGTCAGTGAGTTCAGGCTTATCATTTGGAAAGAGGTCAGTCTATTCCATTCCAGGACCGGATCTCAAGCTGATTCAGACAGAAGATAATAAGGATGCAGGACTCGAGAAACCCTATAGGGTTGGAATATCTATCCCTGTTGATATTGATATTCAACAGATTGGAGAATGGTATGTCCTTCCAGATGGCGGTAAATTATGGATTTTTGAAATTGCTGTGGAAGGGGCTATCGCCTTAGGTTTGGACTTTGATCGTTTTCTTATTCCTGAGACTGCGGACTTTTTTGTTAGTAACATAGAATACAGTCATATAGCAGGAGCTTTCACAAATGAGAATCAAAATGAAGATGGTACTTTTACGGTAAGGCCTGTTCGTGGCAATCAGCTTCGGCTCGAATATTATCAACCTGAGAATTGTAACGAAATTCCGGAAATTCATATTGGAAGTCTGAACTTCATCTACAGGGGTTTTGAACTTGAAAGTGAATACTCATCTAAGGGGTTTGGCGGTTCTGATGATTGTGAAGTAAATGTTCTGTGTGATGAAGGCTCCCAATGGTTAGATCAGGCCAACGGTGTAGTTAGAATTTTAACAAGAGTAAGCGGACAATCCTTTTGGTGCACAGGATCCATACTAAACAATACGGCTTTTGACTTTTCTCCGCTTTTATTGACAGCTAATCACTGTGCCCGCAATATGGGAGCTTTTGCTTCAGCTTCAGATATGAATAAATGGGTGTTTTATTTCAAGTATCAATCTGCCACTTGCGCAAATCCTGTTTCTGAACCTGCTGAGAAAAGTATGACAGGTGCCGAAAGGCTGGCTTCTTCTCAGAATCCGCTTGAAATTGGGTCTGATTTTTACCTTGTACGTTTGAAGCAACCGATTCCCTCGGCATACAATGCTTATTATAATGGTTGGAACAGGGATGTTTTAGCTGCGACTTCTGGTGTTGGCATCCATCATCCACAGGGAGATATTAAGAAAATCAGCACTTATAATAAGGAGCTTTCTTCCGGAACCTGGCAATCCATTCCAAATACACATTGGATAGTTGAATGGGTTTCAACTTCAAATGGATATGGGGTTACTGAAGCAGGCTCTTCTGGTTCACCATTATTTGATGAGAATGGACTTCTGATTGGTACATTAACAGGGGGAGAATCTGCCTGTTCATATACTTCAGGGAAAGACTATTATGGCAAAGTTGCATTCTCATGGAATTCTAATGGAAGCGTTGATTCCCTTAGAATGGAACCTTGGCTGGATCCATTGCAAGAGGGGAGATTGACTGTTGAAGGAGCCTATAATAACCTGATGGTGGTTGCAGACTTCAAAGCTGATACTACTGCTGTTGTAGTTGGTGGAACCCTGGATTTCTTTGATTTGTCACTTAGAAATCCAACATCCTGGAAATGGGACTTTGAAGGAGGAAACCCTTCTCAAAGCTTTGAAGCCAATCCAATGGGAATTAAGTATGATACTTGTGGAAAATTTAAAGTTAAACTTACTGTTAGTAATCAGTATGGACAAGATACACTTGTAAAACTCGGATATATTGATGTTAAATCGATCCTTTATCCAAATCCGACAAGTGGAAAGGTTACCATATTTACCAATTCAAGAACAACCGAACAGGCCTTGATCAGAATTTATGATGCTTTAGGTAGGTTTCAAAGTGAAATAGTATGGGAGTCAAATGCAGGTCCAGCGATCAGTTTTGATCTGCCAAGATCGGGAAAACTGTTTTTTATCCAAATGATCCAGGGTGATATGAATCAAATTCATAAAGTAATTGTTTTACAACCTGGAACTGATTGA
- a CDS encoding HIT family protein: MNKKEMEEPLTLSCPFCREGISNVSFLESDYFRAIYNIAPIIRGHSLVISRRHIESVLDFTKEEQSEFLVFAAEVTRLLLKTFRGEGFDWSVQEGKVAGQSIPHFHMHIVIRRPGDLQADEDWYGKIVENEDILLDSNSRKKLSDEEYQFYTDFIKSEI; the protein is encoded by the coding sequence ATGAATAAGAAAGAAATGGAAGAGCCATTGACACTGTCATGTCCCTTTTGCAGGGAAGGGATAAGTAATGTTTCCTTCCTCGAATCGGATTATTTCAGGGCAATTTATAATATTGCCCCCATCATTAGGGGACATTCACTTGTCATTTCCAGGCGTCATATTGAGAGTGTGCTGGATTTTACTAAAGAAGAGCAGTCAGAATTTCTGGTTTTCGCTGCAGAAGTCACACGGCTTCTTCTAAAAACATTTAGAGGGGAAGGTTTTGACTGGTCTGTTCAGGAAGGTAAAGTAGCAGGCCAATCCATTCCACATTTTCATATGCATATTGTCATCAGGAGACCTGGTGATCTACAGGCAGATGAGGATTGGTATGGAAAGATTGTTGAAAATGAAGATATTCTTCTCGATAGTAACTCCAGGAAAAAGCTTTCTGATGAAGAATATCAATTCTACACTGATTTTATCAAAAGCGAAATATAA
- a CDS encoding MFS transporter, with translation MTETIRRTLRDSKAARWIALLLISLTMFFAYFFVDVASPIKNQFEINYHWSSEVFGMYGGMEFFFNVFLGFLIISGIILDKMGIRFTLITSGITMVAGAFLKFFALKFIDPSSMSSVLGYELPTTAVWACVGFAVFGVGVEMAGITVSKTIVKWFRGKELALAMGLEMAIARLGVFAVMWLSPIFANNGDNVPPSEWTTANAYLWGMIFLIIGLLTFLIYTVMDVKLEKQLGVSKDAGGEEEFKVSDLKKIFTNPGFLAIAGLCVLFYSAIFPFQRFATEMLASKLAVDPKEAARYVSMFPIGAMILTPFIGFFLDRKGWGATMMLYGAILLTVSHLIFALVPSDVFNLPIAIGTIVILGISFSLVPASMWPSMPKIVEDRYLGSAYGAIFWIQNMGLFGVPILIGYALSASNPEVVAFIEQNGEAIKAGTIQAPTYNYTVPELIFAGFGVLAIILSVVLKVVDKKNGYGLDIPNIKK, from the coding sequence ATGACTGAAACCATTAGAAGAACCCTACGTGATTCTAAGGCAGCAAGATGGATTGCCCTTCTGCTGATTTCTTTGACCATGTTTTTTGCCTATTTCTTTGTTGATGTAGCTTCTCCTATCAAAAATCAGTTTGAAATTAATTACCACTGGTCATCCGAAGTTTTTGGCATGTATGGTGGAATGGAGTTCTTTTTCAATGTGTTTCTTGGATTTTTAATTATCTCAGGAATTATCCTGGATAAGATGGGTATCCGCTTTACCTTGATTACATCAGGAATTACTATGGTTGCCGGAGCATTTCTTAAATTCTTTGCTCTGAAATTCATTGATCCTTCTTCCATGTCTTCTGTTCTAGGTTATGAATTACCTACAACAGCTGTGTGGGCTTGTGTTGGTTTTGCTGTTTTTGGAGTTGGTGTCGAAATGGCTGGTATTACTGTTTCCAAAACAATTGTAAAATGGTTCAGAGGGAAAGAACTAGCATTGGCTATGGGTCTCGAAATGGCAATTGCCCGTCTCGGAGTTTTTGCAGTTATGTGGTTATCCCCGATTTTTGCAAATAACGGCGACAATGTTCCACCTTCAGAATGGACAACTGCTAATGCTTACCTATGGGGAATGATATTTCTGATTATTGGTCTGCTCACTTTCCTTATCTATACGGTGATGGATGTCAAACTCGAAAAACAGCTTGGAGTTTCTAAAGATGCAGGTGGAGAAGAAGAATTCAAAGTTAGCGATCTTAAAAAGATTTTTACAAATCCCGGATTTCTTGCTATTGCAGGTCTATGTGTGTTGTTTTATTCAGCTATTTTCCCTTTCCAGCGTTTTGCTACCGAAATGTTGGCAAGCAAACTAGCCGTTGATCCCAAAGAAGCTGCCCGTTACGTTTCCATGTTCCCTATTGGTGCTATGATATTAACTCCATTTATCGGATTCTTCCTCGACAGAAAAGGATGGGGTGCTACCATGATGTTATATGGTGCAATTTTATTGACAGTTTCACACCTTATTTTTGCTCTGGTTCCATCTGATGTGTTTAATCTTCCCATCGCAATCGGAACTATTGTAATTCTTGGTATTTCCTTCTCTCTTGTCCCTGCTTCTATGTGGCCATCAATGCCTAAAATTGTAGAAGACAGATATTTAGGCTCTGCTTACGGAGCAATTTTCTGGATTCAGAATATGGGTCTTTTTGGAGTTCCAATTCTGATTGGTTATGCCCTTTCAGCTTCAAATCCCGAAGTAGTTGCTTTCATTGAACAGAATGGTGAGGCTATAAAAGCGGGAACAATCCAGGCCCCAACTTATAATTATACAGTACCCGAACTCATTTTTGCGGGATTCGGTGTTCTTGCAATTATCCTTTCTGTTGTCCTTAAAGTTGTTGATAAGAAAAATGGCTACGGTCTGGATATTCCCAATATTAAAAAATAA
- a CDS encoding DMT family transporter codes for MEFGTHTGEFAALLTTVFWTITALSFETASKKIGSLHLNLLRLAVALVLLAVFSYIYRSMPFPLDAGYHQWVWLSLSGIIGFVIGDYCLFKSFILIGARVSMLVMTLAPILAALVGWIFLSDTISYLEMAGMALTMAGIAMVIFVRVPSEGTGKVKQMKLALPLQGIVLAVIAAAGQGIGLVISKYGMKNYDPFSSAQIRVFAGFIGFALLFTILRKWNEVPASIRNRKAMLWLVIGSIFGPFLGVSFSMIAVQHTNAGIAQTIMSLVPIIIIPPAIMITGVWPKMREIIGALLAVAGVSLFFI; via the coding sequence GTGGAATTCGGGACACATACTGGTGAATTTGCTGCATTATTAACCACTGTCTTTTGGACTATTACAGCGCTTTCGTTTGAAACAGCCAGTAAGAAGATTGGTTCTCTTCATCTGAATCTCCTGAGGCTGGCGGTTGCTCTTGTACTTTTGGCTGTATTCTCATATATATATAGAAGTATGCCATTCCCTTTAGATGCAGGTTATCATCAATGGGTTTGGCTATCATTATCGGGTATTATTGGTTTTGTAATTGGAGATTATTGCCTTTTCAAATCATTCATACTCATTGGAGCCAGGGTTTCCATGCTGGTTATGACCCTTGCACCCATTTTAGCGGCACTTGTTGGCTGGATTTTTTTAAGCGACACTATATCTTATCTCGAAATGGCTGGTATGGCACTGACTATGGCGGGAATTGCAATGGTCATATTTGTTAGAGTCCCATCAGAAGGCACAGGAAAAGTAAAGCAAATGAAGCTGGCACTTCCTTTACAGGGAATCGTACTTGCAGTTATTGCTGCAGCAGGGCAGGGGATAGGCCTGGTGATCAGTAAGTATGGCATGAAGAATTATGATCCATTTTCTTCTGCACAGATCAGGGTTTTTGCTGGATTTATTGGTTTTGCCTTATTATTTACCATTTTGAGAAAGTGGAATGAAGTCCCTGCCTCAATCAGAAATCGGAAGGCAATGTTATGGCTGGTAATCGGATCCATTTTTGGCCCGTTTCTTGGCGTCTCCTTTTCAATGATAGCTGTTCAGCATACTAATGCCGGTATTGCACAAACCATTATGTCCCTGGTACCTATCATTATTATTCCACCGGCAATCATGATTACAGGTGTATGGCCCAAAATGAGGGAAATCATAGGAGCCTTGCTTGCCGTAGCCGGGGTATCATTATTCTTTATTTAG
- a CDS encoding alkaline phosphatase: MKLTIVFLLLAFTAIIPLKANSIGDPPSQKKKNKSPKNIILMIGDGMGTAQVYMGLTAKKGQLNLAKFPISGFVKTNSSDNYITDSGAGATAYATGSKTNNGYISVAPDGTVLETILEAAEKKGLSTGLVATSSITHATPAGFIAHTSNRGNMEDIAMDFLKTDIDIFIGGGYNNFALRKDSLNLIDSLISKGYFVAKDINDIDLPTVSKVAGLLAPGHLPKLSAGRKDMLSKASEMAMKLLSRNKKGFFLMIEGSQIDWGGHDNSLEYVRDEMVDFDDAVGKVLEFARKNGETLVIVTADHETGGLALTGGDIPTGKVEGGFIHKDHTAVMVPVFAFGPGAENFSGIMDNTDVNRKCMDLLKLKYKK, translated from the coding sequence ATGAAACTCACAATCGTATTTCTATTACTGGCTTTTACTGCAATAATTCCTTTAAAAGCTAATTCTATAGGTGATCCTCCTTCGCAAAAGAAAAAGAACAAATCACCAAAAAATATCATTTTGATGATTGGTGATGGAATGGGTACTGCTCAGGTTTATATGGGTCTAACAGCTAAAAAGGGCCAATTGAATTTGGCAAAGTTTCCCATTTCCGGTTTTGTAAAAACCAATTCATCAGATAATTATATCACAGACTCAGGAGCCGGAGCAACAGCCTATGCCACTGGAAGTAAAACAAATAATGGCTATATATCTGTTGCACCCGATGGAACGGTCCTGGAAACCATACTTGAAGCAGCTGAAAAAAAAGGACTCTCTACAGGACTTGTGGCAACGTCTTCCATTACTCATGCAACTCCCGCAGGTTTTATTGCTCATACCAGCAATCGGGGAAATATGGAAGATATTGCGATGGATTTTCTGAAAACCGATATTGATATTTTTATTGGTGGAGGGTACAATAATTTTGCCCTTAGAAAAGATAGTCTGAACCTCATTGATAGCTTGATTTCAAAGGGGTATTTTGTTGCAAAGGATATAAATGATATTGATTTACCAACAGTTAGTAAAGTTGCAGGATTACTGGCTCCAGGACATCTGCCCAAGCTATCAGCAGGAAGAAAAGATATGCTTTCAAAAGCCTCTGAAATGGCCATGAAACTACTCAGCAGGAATAAAAAAGGATTTTTTCTTATGATTGAAGGATCCCAAATTGACTGGGGAGGACACGACAACAGCCTTGAATATGTTAGAGATGAAATGGTTGATTTTGATGATGCTGTGGGTAAAGTATTGGAATTTGCCAGAAAGAATGGTGAAACACTTGTAATTGTGACTGCTGATCATGAAACAGGTGGTTTAGCTCTAACGGGTGGCGATATTCCAACTGGAAAAGTGGAAGGTGGTTTCATCCATAAGGATCATACAGCTGTTATGGTTCCTGTCTTTGCTTTTGGCCCCGGAGCAGAAAATTTTTCTGGGATCATGGATAATACAGATGTGAACAGAAAATGCATGGATCTTTTGAAATTAAAATATAAGAAGTGA